The following are encoded in a window of Spirochaeta cellobiosiphila DSM 17781 genomic DNA:
- a CDS encoding chemotaxis protein CheW, with protein sequence MIENENQKQMVTFQLGAEHYGIDIMDVDEIYRVEHIRPIPNAPTYVEGIFNLRGDIVPIINLHRRFHIKKAELSEDDELLSGSIIININNTKIGIIIDKILSVVTIDTKSVQPPPQMISGIGAEYIQGVVHQEEGYLIILDILRLFDSKELQQLSMVKSR encoded by the coding sequence ATGATAGAAAATGAAAACCAAAAGCAAATGGTTACTTTTCAATTAGGTGCCGAACATTATGGTATCGATATAATGGATGTAGATGAAATATATCGTGTTGAACATATTAGACCAATACCAAATGCTCCAACATATGTTGAAGGAATTTTCAATTTACGTGGTGATATCGTACCCATTATTAATTTACATCGTAGGTTTCATATTAAAAAAGCTGAGTTAAGTGAAGATGATGAATTATTGAGTGGGTCTATTATTATCAATATTAATAATACTAAAATTGGTATAATAATTGATAAAATCTTAAGTGTAGTGACCATAGATACAAAATCGGTACAACCACCGCCTCAAATGATATCCGGAATTGGTGCTGAGTATATACAGGGAGTCGTACATCAAGAAGAAGGATATTTGATCATTCTTGACATTTTGCGGTTGTTTGATTCAAAGGAACTACAGCAACTAAGTATGGTTAAGTCTCGGTAA